A single region of the Labeo rohita strain BAU-BD-2019 chromosome 3, IGBB_LRoh.1.0, whole genome shotgun sequence genome encodes:
- the prr12b gene encoding LOW QUALITY PROTEIN: proline-rich protein 12 (The sequence of the model RefSeq protein was modified relative to this genomic sequence to represent the inferred CDS: deleted 1 base in 1 codon), translating to MDRNYPGTGFGDLGAGTGWSYERSAKASLVYGSSRSSHPDSELLHRQPYATPHPLQGYATNHHPGTSGQGGAWGTGRSLGLSGLFDTGLHHASPSGPDASVMNLISALESRGAQPPPSASSLLSQFRTPSWQTAMHTPAPAELFISGALPGSGSFPSSSALSAYQHPASFSGRSFPGVTPSLSLQDTPTFSPTSNGLLSPHDPLLHIKTPSQSSLGFDRLLSSQSGTASYRGPQEPTSAPPPQAPASSSTRHLPPQFNLLSSQLQDQSSQLYNSSVFSSGPPQPPQSQERAIPRQDSVIKHFQRSSPGQSQLSSTTPHPLQHFLSCGASGYQQIPHHRHGSSINCSPLGEQSPSSDPKPSPRSEQVYRPIIQPPYTSSSVSSSAGSGGGIGKTGKSSSSSSGYSSSGSSSSRTPHTPPSASSTSSSSSSASNPNVSSSTSSASSRQQPPPQSAPQPPPPPPPTVSSSATQQQPPKPCLSTYGSPVAPVKPTAGLPGQTPPQQQSYSPSQPPTSHLPQPYGGFSSPQAQDLGSSLGGSGKAYGNLGATGRSFSAEVVYGSESGYGSLPPSLGGAGSPSLGYAGTGHSPALMVSGGGTGTTSSTTGSGAGSSGSVGGGSGGGSASVASGGGSYHLPDSSPSPSSNSGIIRPGLHSPAPARPAQSPGGNGGNKYISSVLSPPFLASPQGYSDTRVPPQQTQSYHTTPPKSKSDTDMLGVERSQEEDEEDEDDFLIQHLLHSQSPGPNPPQHHSQQAQQVASQQPQSQSISQSRDGGKSLSTYELNKASEERYHLQSVIRTNNTTNNVASVAAGSCGPSTGLENQLEMSLKKQQQTKPDRVLAGAGATGGRGAVDSLSHTHSHGQHDSLGSVVHYGRGDPYTHQTHQHHPPHPSHSQHPQHSQHSHPHSMSHSHIDLKKAQDPSELPYLRKTPDLQQRQTQSSLGLMDSPPDPSQQTSQAHLLQSVLSHTTRNKMDNHQTPPQQQHPMSQQAMIGPSGGLSTGGSGGVDTQPQASQLQLQLQSQGMEVHYGREAQRNQSQSSQNSVSPLDMLERSLSRTNSREGPGPSDRVGAGDGSTADHHRQQHRMPSHHQSHHSQQPAAELHDFLSESDLSMSTPSHLHHMASHHPPPHAHHQPQAHSHHQHPHQHPHHMQPASGPPQPQSQPRDQEPQLSQPQLDQLKEHQYDTGSPVGKTAQNQGQSQEQQQRFMPLTSICFPDSLLQDEDRSFFPGMEDMFCSEDYKASCAGGGGSAGQGGQDGVPEARGAVQDGMDAVKATGGGGGAYDMMGHHSDQGYGQYCHSLSETGNGTMHLDLDPMKSHELPSTVNTEQLGLIQSQGPGLGMGTTGHVVDGTGNKMMGSAGVGSGPGTGGLTSPIFCSSRPKKLLKTSSFHLLKQRKDPNAQSQAKKNYAQEYEFEDDEDKADVPADIRLNSRRLPDLLPDLVSSCRKSGSGSGVGSLSPLMGDLDFCHPSGYQSLGPPPQLLPHDGPKKRGRKPTKPKREGPPRPRGRPRIRPLPEPPYCRNMMGPGGESKRGRGRGRGRGRKDDQMLEMHRDMNKGQNYQQQAPHLHHQPQLQQHMHHHLQQQQQQHQPQHMHQQQHLHVQQLHQHHQQQHHQQLPQHQPQQQYQEPIKPIKIKLPIPSMPSSDSLLRTDSLSSTDPVLSDGSVGSAPSLGLSPGPTTSVDMNRIDMNRNDMSCGQEKMKQKPQEMSWDGDMDDQMTPEAWATMQKLSGSTEEKSSELKSGFITSFLDFLKTGKKQPGTEAAPVDGCTSTDSSSVKGGIRPLSPQPPPPPPPPFGENEGDGSLGLSNCPSPCKRLDEELKRNLETLPSFSSDEEDSVSKNQDLQKSISSAISALYDTPHSLAAVPPPPTPSPPTPQTVSLNTPPPPPQPEPIPHVHSEPETEINTSQELDSLSRPDLQEEVCDPGKDEEREEPVQEVHEEMQQNEDRQPECEEEEEELEEDRSEKEEADRIRTEESKPEDEEEEEEEDPEYEMLGAPKVDGSPSEAPPAPPSPPSLSPSPPTSSSPSPLPPPPLSLPSPLPSQEEEESLQQQQQQQQQPPLHNSLPPSPSPPALPSPSPPPPTLPPSATPPPSPSPPPPEELPQSSPASPPTPEDAPTPQITSLHLAKKQSNAAIAGESEDDDSESGGEGIFRERDEFVVRTEDIGTLKLALQTGREPPPIWRVQKALLQKFAPEIKDGQRQFCATSNYLGYFGDAKMRYQRLYVKFLENVNKKDYVRVCSRKPWHRPSLTLRRQSLPKPQPVRSLTPPRMEREDREKERERQREKEQREQREKEKEKEREREKEREREREREQIEKSRREKEKEKERERELEKQKEREKQKEREKEKQKEREREKEREKQREREREKEKQKEKERERERERQREREKEKEKEREKQREKKEKEREKEKKLQERQAQEKLERRTAVVERGRVKEEKRVAEKRVDRTRSRPVKVKAEPPPKKRKKWLKEMPSSSDSDSSPDPPSEDEVSTRSGMNSRAMREMFRSYVEMLVSTALDPDMIQALEDTNDELYLPPMRKIDSILNEQKRRLLRRVNMSVQHQEALHMFPQMTADPLDSGAVKVHLGGESYNRKTLNRVKRSLPKQQDLKLSTETCRIYSLYHSLHHYKYHTFLHCKKETDSIEQAAEEDPGQEEVVQQCMANQGWLETLFNSFIELLTLSTKA from the exons TTTGGTTTATGGGAGCTCCAGATCCTCCCATCCAGACTCAGAACTCCTCCACCGTCAACCTTATGCCACACCACACCCACTGCAAGGATATGCAACAAATCATCATCCAGGCACTTCTGGACAAGGTGGAGCATGGGGCACAGGAAGGAGCTTAG GGCTCTCAGGCTTGTTTGATACTGGACTACATCATGCCAGTCCCTCAGGACCAGATGCTTCAGTTATGAACTTGATCTCTGCTTTGGAATCCCGAGGTGCTCAGCCACCCCCCTCTGCCTCTTCCCTTCTCTCCCAATTTCGCACCCCCTCCTGGCAAACTG CAATGCATACTCCAGCCCCTGCAGAGCTATTCATTTCTGGTGCGCTACCTGGCTCTGGCTCATTTCCCTCTTCCTCTGCTCTGTCGGCATATCAGCACCCTGCATCCTTCTCAGGGCGCTCCTTCCCTGGAGTGACCCCATCATTATCTCTGCAGGACACACCTACCTTCAGTCCTACTTCCAACGGTCTCCTGTCACCACATGATCCTTTGCTACACATTAAAACTCCCTCCCAGTCAAGTCTTGGCTTTGACCGTCTTCTGTCTTCACAGAGTGGGACTGCTTCATATAGAGGGCCACAAGAGCCCACTAGTGCTCCTCCACCACAAGCACCTGCATCCTCCTCAACACGCCATTTACCCCCTCAGTTTAACCTGCTGTCCTCACAGCTGCAGGACCAGTCCTCTCAACTCTACAATTCCTCTGTTTTTTCCTCTGGACCCCCTCAACCGCCACAGTCCCAGGAAAGAGCCATCCCTAGGCAAGACAGTGTGATCAAGCACTTCCAGAGATCTTCTCCTGGACAGTCTCAACTCTCCTCTACCACACCTCATCCCCTGCAACACTTTCTTAGTTGTGGTGCATCAGGATACCAGCAGATACCCCATCATCGGCATGGTTCCTCCATAAACTGTAGCCCACTGGGTGAGCAGAGTCCATCATCTGACCCCAAACCCTCTCCCCGATCAGAGCAGGTTTATCGTCCTATTATCCAGCCCCCGTACACCTCCTCTTCAGTCTCCTCCTCAGCTGGCTCGGGTGGTGGTATTGGGAAAACAGGAAAAAGTTCCAGTTCAAGTAGTGGCTACTCCTCCTCTGGCTCTTCCTCATCGCGAACCCCTCACACTCCTCCTTCAGCTTCTTCCAcctcttcttcttcctcctctgCCTCTAATCCTAATGTATCATCCAGTACatcctctgcatcctcaaggcAACAACCACCACCCCAGTCAGCACCGCAACCCCCGCCACCTCCACCACCAACAGTGTCATCCTCTGCTACACAGCAGCAGCCACCCAAACCTTGCCTGTCTACATATGGCTCTCCAGTTGCTCCTGTCAAACCAACTGCTGGCCTACCTGGTCAAACCCCACCCCAGCAGCAGTCCTATTCACCAAGCCAGCCACCCACCTCTCACTTGCCCCAGCCATATGGAGGATTCAGTTCTCCACAGGCTCAGGATCTTGGTTCCAGCCTTGGGGGGTCAGGAAAAGCTTATGGAAATCTTGGAGCTACAGGGCGCTCATTTTCAGCTGAGGTGGTCTATGGCTCTGAATCAGGATATGGTTCTTTACCACCATCTCTCGGAGGAGCAGGAAGTCCCTCACTGGGCTATGCTGGCACAGGACATTCACCTGCCCTAATGGTGTCTGGAGGTGGTACCGGTACAACAAGCAGTACCACCGGGTCCGGAGCAGGTAGTTCAGGAAGTGTGGGAGGTGGTTCAGGTGGTGGTAGTGCTAGTGTAGCAAGTGGTGGAGGATCATACCACCTCCCAGATTCCAGCCCTTCGCCCTCAAGTAATTCTGGAATAATCCGGCCAGGTCTGCATTCCCCTGCCCCAGCTCGCCCTGCACAATCACCTGGAGGAAATGGGGGCAACAAATACATATCCTCAGTTCTTTCCCCACCATTCCTGGCTTCTCCACAAGGATACTCAGACACGAGGGTGCCACCCCAGCAAACACAGTCTTATCACACAACACCGCCAAAATCTAAGTCTGATACTGATATGCTTGGGGTAGAAAGATCTCAAGAGGAGGATGAAGAAGATGAGGATGACTTTTTGATTCAGCACTTATTGCACTCACAAAGTCCAGGACCCAATCCC CCCCAGCATCATTCTCAACAAGCTCAGCAAGTAGCCTCACAACAACCACAGTCCCAGTCCATTTCCCAGAGTAGAGATGGAGGAAAGTCTCTCTCCACTTATGAACTGAACAAGGCATCTGAAGAACGTTATCATCTACAGAGTGTCATTCGAACAAATAATACCACCAACAATGTGGCTTCAGTTGCTGCTGGCTCTTGTGGTCCAAGCACAGGTTTAGAGAACCAGTTGGAGATGTCTCTGAAAAAGCAGCAACAGACTAAACCTGACAGAGTGCTTGCTGGAGCTGGTGCAACTGGAGGTCGAGGTGCAGTTGATTCTTTGTCGCATACTCATTCTCATGGTCAGCATGATTCCCTTGGTTCAGTGGTCCACTATGGCAGAGGAGACCCTTACACTCATCAGACACATCAGCATCACCCTCCTCACCCATCACACTCGCAACACCCTCAGCATTCACAGCACTCTCACCCCCATTCAATGTCCCACTCACATATAGATCTTAAGAAAGCTCAGGATCCTTCAGAATTGCCCTACCTACGAAAGACTCCAGACTTACAGCAGCGACAGACCCAGTCCTCCCTTGGACTAATGGATTCTCCACCCGACCCATCTCAGCAAACCTCCCAGGCTCACCTTCTCCAGTCTGTCCTTTCGCATACCACTCGAAACAAGATGGACAACCATCAGACTCCCCCACAGCAACAACACCCAATGAGTCAACAAGCCATGATTGGACCAAGTGGAGGATTAAGTACTGGTGGCTCTGGAGGCGTAGACACTCAGCCACAGGCATCTCAACTTCAACTCCAGCTCCAGTCCCAAGGTATGGAGGTCCACTATGGACGTGAGGCTCAGCGAAACCAAAGCCAGTCAAGTCAGAATTCTGTTTCACCACTAGACATGCTAGAGAGATCTCTCTCCAGGACAAATAGTCGGGAAGGGCCAGGGCCTTCTGATAGAGTTGGTGCAGGAGACGGGAGCACCGCTGATCATCACAGACAACAGCATAGAATGCCCTCCCACCATCAGTCCCACCACTCTCAACAACCAGCAGCGGAGCTTCATGATTTCTTGTCTGAGTCAGATTTGAGCATGTCAACCCCCTCTCATTTGCACCATATGGCCTCACACCATCCACCCCCTCATGCCCACCATCAGCCACAGGCACATTCTCACCATCAACATCCTCACCAGCACCCTCACCACATGCAACCAGCTTCTGGACCTCCACAGCCCCAATCCCAGCCCAGGGACCAAGAGCCACAGCTCTCACAGCCACAGCTGGATCAGCTCAAAGAGCATCAATACGACACTGGTAGCCCTGTGGGAAAAACAGCTCAGAACCAAGGTCAGAGCCAAGAGCAGCAACAACGGTTCATGCCTCTGACATCTATTTGTTTCCCAGATTCTCTTCTCCAAGATGAGGATCGTTCCTTTTTTCCAGGGATGGAGGATATGTTCTGCTCTGAGGACTACAAGGCAAGTTGTGCTGGAGGAGGTGGAAGTGCAGGACAAGGCGGCCAGGATGGTGTGCCAGAGGCACGTGGAGCGGTACAAGATGGAATGGATGCAGTTAAAGCTACAGGTGGTGGAGGAGGTGCATATGACATGATGGGCCACCACAGTGATCAGGGTTATGGGCAGTATTGTCACAGTTTGTCCGAAACTGGTAATGGTACTATGCACTTAGATCTGGACCCCATGAAATCCCATGAACTCCCATCCACTGTAAACACAGAACAACTAGGCTTAATTCAGTCTCAAGGCCCAGGCCTTGGGATGGGCACCACAGGGCACGTAGTGGACGGAACTGGAAACAAAATGATGGGCTCTGCAGGTGTAGGTAGTGGTCCTGGCACCGGAGGGCTAACCTCACCAATCTTTTGCTCCTCTAGAcctaaaaaacttttgaaaacaagCTCATTTCACCTCCTTAAACAGCGGAAAGACCCTAATGCCCAATCACAGGCTAAGAAGAACTATGCTCAAGAATATGAATTTGAGGATGATGAGGATAAAGCAGATGTTCCAGCTGACATCCGCTTAAACAGCAGACGTCTGCCAGACTTGCTTCCTGATCTCGTTTCCAGTTGCAGAAAGTCTGGAAGTGGTTCAGGAGTTGGCAGTTTAAGCCCTTTGATGGGTGATTTAGATTTCTGCCACCCTTCAGGGTACCAATCCCTTGGACCTCCTCCACAGCTGCTCCCACATGATGGCCCAAAGAAAAGGGGGAGGAAACCCACCAAACCTAAACGTGAAGGTCCACCAAGACCCAGGGGTAGGCCACGTATCCGGCCTCTTCCTGAGCCTCCATACTGCAGGAACATGATGGGGCCTGGTGGAGAGAGTAAAAGGGGCCGTGGTCGAGGAAGAGGGCGTGGAAGGAAGGATGATCAAATGCTAGAAATGCACAGAGACATGAACAAAGGGCAGAACTACCAACAACAAGCACCTCACCTCCATCATCAACCACAATTACAACAGCACATGCACCACCACctacagcagcagcaacagcagcacCAACCACAACATATGCACCAACAGCAGCACCTTCATGTACAACAACTTCATCAACACCATCAACAGCAACACCATCAACAACTTCCACAGCATCAGCCTCAGCAACAATACCAGGAACCCATCAAACCAATCAAA ATTAAGCTCCCTATTCCTTCCATGCCCTCATCTGACTCCCTACTGAGGACAGACTCCCTGTCTAGTACAGATCCAGTTTTGTCTGATGGTTCGGTAGGATCTGCACCATCTCTCGGTCTGAGCCCAGGGCCCACTACCAGTGTGGACATGAACAGAATTGACATGAACAGAAATGATATGAGCTGTGGTCAGGAAAAGATGAAGCAGAAACCCCAGGAG ATGTCCTGGGACGGAGACATGGATGATCAAATGACCCCAGAGGCCTGGGCCACCATGCAGAAGCTTTCTGGCTCA ACGGAGGAGAAATCTTCAGAGCTGAAGTCGGGTTTTATAACTTCCTTTCTGGATTTCTTGAAGACGGGGAAGAAGCAGCCAGGCACTGAAGCTGCACCTGTGGACGGATGCACTTCCACAGATTCCTCTTCAGTAAAAGGAGGCATTCGCCCATTATCCCCGcaacctcctcctcctccacctccccCCTTCGGAGAGAACGAGGGCGATGGAAGCCTGGGTCTCAGTAACTGTCCGTCCCCCTGCAAAAGACTTGACGAGGAACTCAAGAGGAACCTCGAGACCCTGCCGTCGTTCTCCTCAGACGAGGAAGACTCTGTCAGTAAGAACCAGGACCTGCAGAAGAGCATCTCATCAGCCATTTCTGCCCTCTACGACACGCCCCACAGTCTCGCTGCAGTTCCACCTCCTCCTACGCCATCGCCGCCCACTCCGCAGACGGTGTCTCTCAACACACCCCCTCCGCCCCCACAACCTGAGCCTATCCCGCATGTACACAGCGAGCCTGAGACTGAGATAAACACGTCACAGGAACTGGATTCGCTCTCACGGCCCGACCTGCAGGAGGAGGTATGTGATCCAGGCAAGGATGAGGAACGGGAAGAACCTGTGCAGGAGGTACATGAAGAAATGCAGCAGAATGAAGACAGACAGCCTGAATGtgaggaggaagaagaggagtTGGAAGAAGACAGAAGTGAGAAGGAGGAAGCTGATCGGATAAGGACAGAGGAGAGCAAGCCGGAAgacgaagaagaagaagaagaagaagatccTGAGTATGAAATGCTGGGTGCTCCCAAGGTTGATG GATCTCCCTCTGAGGCTCCCCCTGCGCCCCCTTCTCCTCCATCTCTTTCTCCTTCACCCCCAACCTCCTCCTCCCCATCCCCTCTgcctcctcctcctctgtcTCTCCCCTCCCCTCTCCCATCTCAAGAAGAGGAGGAGAGtctacagcagcagcagcagcaacagcaacaGCCACCACTGCATAATTCCCTCCCTCCCAGCCCTTCTCCACCTGCTCTCCCCTCTCCCTCCCCACCTCCGCCCACATTGCCTCCCTCTGCTACCCCCCCACCGTCCCCCTCTCCACCTCCTCCCGAAGAGCTGCCCCAGTCCTCCCCGGCTTCACCCCCCACCCCCGAAGATGCCCCGACGCCTCAGATCACTTCGCTGCACCTGGCTAAGAAACAGTCCAACGCGGCCATCGCGGGAGAGAGTGAGGATGATGACAGTGAGAGTGGGGGGGAGGGGATCTTCAGAGAGAGGGATGAATTTGTGGTGCGCACTGAAGATATTGGTACTCTGAAG CTGGCGCTGCAGACCGGACGAGAGCCTCCTCCAATCTGGAGAGTCCAGAAAGCTCTGCTGCAAAAGTTTGCTCCTGAAATCAAAGATGGACAGCGACAGTTTTGCGCCACCAGTAAT TATTTGGGCTACTTTGGAGATGCAAAGATGCGTTATCAGCGTTTATATGTCAAATTCTTGGAGAATGTGAATAAAAAGGATTATGTCCGAGTCTGCTCGCGGAAACCCTGGCATCGGCCCAGTCTCACACTGAG ACGCCAGTCGCTTCCTAAGCCACAACCCGTACGCAGCCTGACTCCACCTCGCATGGAACGagaggacagagagaaagagcgagagagacaACGAGAAAAAGAGCAACGGGAACAaagggaaaaagaaaaggagaaagagagagaaagagaaaaggaaaGGGAGCGAGAACGAGAGAGAGAACAGATTGAGAAATCCAGGAGAGAAAAGGAGAAAGAGAAGGAAAGGGAGAGAGAACTTGAAAAGCaaaaagagagggagaaacaaaaagaaagggaaaaggagaaacaaaaagaaagggAAAGAGAGAAGGAAAGGGAAAAACAACGGGAGAGAGAAAgggaaaaggaaaaacaaaaggagaaagagagagaacgggaaagagagagacaaagagaaaGGGAGAAGGAGAAGGAGAAGGAAAGGGAAAAACAACGCGAGAAGAAGGAGAAAGAGCGAGAGAAGGAAAAGAAGCTCCAAGAGCGACAAGCTCAAGAGAAGCTGGAGAGGAGAACGGCGGTTGTGGAGCGCGGGAGGGTCAAAGAGGAGAAGAGAGTTGCAGAGAAGAGGGTTGACAGGACGAGGAGCAGACCTGTGAAGGTAAAGGCTGAACCTCCACCTAAAAAGAGAAAGAAGTGGCTTAAAGAAATGCCCTCTTCCTCAGATTCGGACTCCTCTCCTGACCCACCCAGTGAAGATGAAG TATCCACACGCAGTGGGATGAACAGTCGGGCCATGAGAGAGATGTTCCGCAGTTATGTAGAGATGCTGGTCAGCACTGCTCTGGACCCGGACATGATCCAAGCTCTTGAGGACACCAATG ATGAGCTTTATCTCCCACCCATGAGAAAGATTGACAGTATCCTCAATGAACAGAAACGAAGGCTGTTGAGAAGGGTCAACATGAGTGTCCAGCATCAG GAGGCACTGCACATGTTCCCTCAAATGACAGCAGACCCCCTAGACTCTGGAGCGGTTAAAGTGCACCTGGGTGGAGAGAGTTACAACCGCAAAACCCTCAACAGAGTCAAAAGGAGCCTTCCCAAACAACAG GACCTGAAGCTGTCGACAGAGACTTGTCGAATATACAGTCTCTATCACTCTCTCCATCACTACAAATATCACACatttctgcactgtaaaaaggAG ACGGACAGCATAGAACAGGCAGCTGAGGAGGATCCAGGTCAGGAGGAGGTGGTTCAGCAGTGCATGGCCAACCAGGGCTGGCTAGAGACTCTGTTCAATTCCTTCATTGAACTGCTGACGCTCAGCACCAAGGCTTAA